The Vulpes lagopus strain Blue_001 chromosome 6, ASM1834538v1, whole genome shotgun sequence genome has a segment encoding these proteins:
- the GNPNAT1 gene encoding glucosamine 6-phosphate N-acetyltransferase translates to MKPDETPMFDPSLLKEVDWSQNTATFSPAISPTYPGEGLVLRPLCTADLNRGFFKVLGQLTETGVVNPEQFMKSFEHMKKSGDYYVTVVEDVTLGQIVATATLIIEHKFIHSCAKRGRVEDVVVSDECRGKQLGKLLLSTLTLLSKKLNCYKITLECLPQNVGFYKKFGYTVSEENYMCRRFLK, encoded by the exons ATGAAACCTGATGAAACTCCTATGTTTGACCCAAGTCTACTCAAAGAAGTGGACTGGAGCCAGAATACAGCTACATTTTCTCCAGCCATTTCCCCAACATATCCTGGAGAAGGCTTGGTTTTGAGGCCCCTTTGTACTGCTGACTTAAATAGAG GTTTTTTTAAGGTATTAGGCCAACTGACAGAGACTGGAGTGGTCAACCCTGAACAATTTATGA AATCTTTTGAGCACATGAAGAAATCTGGGGACTATTATGTTACAGTTGTGGAAGATGTGACTTTAGGACAAATTGTTGCTACAGCAACTCTGATAATAGAACATAAATTCATCCATTCCTGTGCTAAG AGAGGAAGAGTAGAAGATGTTGTTGTTAGTGATGAATGCAGAGGAAAGCAGCTTGGCAAACT GTTATTATCAACCCTTACTTTGCTAAGCAAGAAACTGAACTGTTATAAGATTACCCTTGAATGTCTACCACAAAATGTTGGTTTCTATAAAAAGTTCGGATATACAGTATCTGAAGAAAACTACATGTGTCGGAGGTTTCTAAagtaa